Proteins encoded in a region of the Diabrotica virgifera virgifera chromosome 4, PGI_DIABVI_V3a genome:
- the LOC126883256 gene encoding 4-hydroxybenzoate polyprenyltransferase, mitochondrial, producing MLSRIVIRNFDKSHLLRRKQLCSVTIFNSSFTNPIEDEAPPKPTLVAKLVSNSPKSIQPYLKLVRFDRPIGTFLLFWPCSWSIASAAAPGALPDPYMLALFATGALVMRGAGCTINDMWDKDIDGKVERTKERPLVNGDISMKQALVFLSGQLSVGLAILLQLNWPSVFLGASSLALVISYPLMKRITYWPQLVLGFTFNWGALLGYSAIHGYVDLPVCLPLYMAGVCWTIIYDTIYAHQDKTDDLRVGIKSTALKFDEDTKLWLSGFASTMIGSLVISGVMNSQTWPYYTAVGLVATHIANQIITLKINDASDCSKKFISNSTVGLILFGGITMGMLFKKNKSETKKKSEALTIANTAPM from the coding sequence ATGTTATCAAGAATAGTTATAAGAAATTTTGACAAGTCGCATTTGCTCAGGAGGAAACAATTGTGTAGTGTAACAATATTTAATTCTAGTTTTACTAATCCCATAGAAGATGAAGCACCACCAAAACCTACTTTAGTTGCAAAATTAGTATCAAACTCTCCAAAATCGATACAGCCCTATTTAAAATTGGTAAGATTTGATCGACCCATAGGGACCTTTCTATTATTTTGGCCATGCAGTTGGAGTATTGCCTCGGCTGCAGCTCCTGGAGCTCTACCCGATCCCTACATGCTGGCATTGTTTGCAACAGGTGCATTAGTTATGCGAGGAGCTGGTTGTACCATAAATGATATGTGGGATAAGGACATTGACGGAAAAGTTGAAAGAACTAAGGAACGACCCCTGGTGAATGGTGATATATCTATGAAACAAGCCCTAGTGTTTCTTAGTGGACAATTAAGTGTTGGTTTGGCGATTCTATTACAGCTGAATTGGCCAAGTGTATTCCTTGGGGCAAGCTCTTTAGCATTAGTGATCAGTTATCCACTTATGAAAAGAATTACTTATTGGCCACAACTAGTTTTAGGATTTACGTTTAACTGGGGTGCTCTTTTAGGATATAGTGCCATTCATGGATATGTTGATTTGCCAGTTTGCTTGCCTTTATATATGGCTGGTGTTTGTTGGACTATTATTTACGACACCATATATGCACATCAGGATAAAACAGATGATTTAAGAGTAGGTATCAAGTCAACTGCTCTTAAATTTGACGAAGATACCAAATTATGGTTGAGTGGCTTTGCATCGACAATGATAGGAAGCCTTGTGATATCGGGAGTAATGAACTCGCAAACCTGGCCATATTATACTGCTGTTGGTTTAGTAGCAACACATATTGCAAATCAAATTATTACCTTAAAAATAAATGATGCTAGTGATTgttccaaaaaatttatttcgaattCTACAGTTGGCTTGATTTTGTTTGGTGGTATTACAATGGGAATGCTATTCaagaaaaataaaagtgaaaCAAAGAAAAAGTCTGAGGCCTTAACAATTGCTAATACAGCACCAATGTGA